The following are encoded in a window of Candidatus Moraniibacteriota bacterium genomic DNA:
- the def gene encoding peptide deformylase yields MKNTTLPLTFYPHPVLETTGTKISTSDLESMRQLAKEMTKTMYESKGVGLAAQQIGKALQICVIDVDGNLHTLINPKITSFSRNMHTDDEGCLSIPRKFFPIERHWKVTVRYTDEEGVERKMRASGLLARAVQHELDHLNGIIILDRYHEQNKKR; encoded by the coding sequence ATGAAAAATACTACTCTTCCCCTCACATTCTATCCTCATCCCGTACTCGAAACGACGGGAACCAAAATATCCACTTCAGATCTGGAAAGTATGCGTCAGCTTGCAAAAGAAATGACGAAAACTATGTACGAATCTAAGGGTGTGGGTCTTGCGGCCCAACAAATAGGAAAAGCTTTACAAATATGCGTCATTGACGTTGATGGAAACCTCCATACACTCATTAATCCAAAAATCACATCTTTCTCCCGAAATATGCACACCGATGATGAAGGGTGTCTGAGTATTCCTCGAAAATTTTTTCCCATCGAACGTCATTGGAAAGTAACGGTTCGCTATACCGATGAAGAAGGTGTTGAACGAAAAATGCGAGCATCTGGACTCTTGGCCCGAGCCGTCCAACACGAACTTGATCATCTTAATGGAATTATTATTCTTGACCGCTATCATGAACAAAATAAAAAACGATAA